One region of Duncaniella freteri genomic DNA includes:
- the mraY gene encoding phospho-N-acetylmuramoyl-pentapeptide-transferase: MLYYLSEYLLHTGNVPGARLMTYITFRSGAAFLLSLIIALVIGRRIIDRLQLMQIGETVRDLGLEGQLKKEGTPTMGGVIIILSLLVPCLLVGNLSNIYMVLMLIATVWCGAIGFLDDYLKIKRHNKDGMKGKFKIVGQVGLGLLVGLTMCFSPDITQRQVTVSDTSTRFEHVSEGSEFAEVSEFSQSPDMKSTQTTIPFVKGNNFDYASLTQWMGDHAQTGGWILFIIVVIVAVTATSNGANLTDGLDGLCAGISAVICAALAIMAYLGGNVIYSTYLNIMYIPGSSELVVFISALMGALIGFLWYNANPAQVFMGDTGSLTLGGIIAVFAILIHKELLIPLLCLIFFAEDLSVIIQTAYFKYTKKKYGAGRRVLRMAPLHHHFQKEGIDALIQIPKRAMAEPKIVTRFWILSILFAVLTFITLKIR; the protein is encoded by the coding sequence ATGCTTTATTATCTCAGTGAATATCTGCTTCATACAGGCAATGTGCCTGGGGCGCGACTGATGACTTACATCACATTCCGCTCCGGGGCGGCATTCCTGCTTTCTCTCATCATAGCCCTTGTGATAGGGCGCAGGATCATAGACCGATTGCAGCTTATGCAGATAGGCGAAACTGTGCGTGATCTCGGGCTGGAAGGACAGCTTAAGAAGGAGGGCACTCCTACCATGGGTGGTGTGATAATCATCCTGTCGCTCCTTGTGCCATGTCTGCTGGTAGGCAATCTATCCAATATATATATGGTGTTGATGCTTATAGCCACAGTGTGGTGCGGAGCCATAGGATTCCTGGATGACTACCTTAAGATCAAGCGTCACAACAAGGATGGGATGAAGGGTAAGTTCAAGATTGTAGGACAGGTAGGGCTTGGGCTGCTTGTGGGTCTGACCATGTGTTTCAGCCCTGATATCACTCAGCGTCAGGTGACGGTGAGCGATACCTCCACTCGCTTTGAGCATGTTTCGGAGGGTTCGGAGTTTGCCGAGGTGTCCGAGTTCTCCCAGTCGCCCGATATGAAGTCCACCCAGACCACAATACCTTTTGTCAAAGGCAACAACTTTGATTATGCCTCACTCACGCAATGGATGGGTGATCATGCCCAGACAGGAGGATGGATATTATTCATCATCGTTGTGATAGTGGCTGTGACTGCCACAAGCAACGGAGCCAACCTTACCGACGGACTGGACGGGCTGTGTGCCGGAATTTCGGCAGTGATATGCGCCGCTCTCGCCATCATGGCATATCTCGGTGGGAATGTCATCTATTCCACTTACCTTAATATAATGTACATACCCGGCTCGTCGGAGCTGGTGGTGTTCATATCCGCGCTTATGGGAGCTCTGATAGGCTTCCTGTGGTACAATGCCAATCCCGCCCAGGTGTTTATGGGTGATACCGGTTCGCTGACGCTCGGAGGCATAATAGCGGTGTTTGCGATACTCATACATAAGGAGCTCCTGATCCCCTTGCTCTGTCTGATATTCTTTGCCGAGGACCTCTCGGTGATCATTCAGACAGCCTATTTCAAGTATACCAAAAAGAAATATGGCGCAGGGCGCAGGGTGCTGCGTATGGCACCGCTGCATCATCATTTTCAGAAAGAGGGGATAGACGCGCTTATCCAGATACCCAAGAGGGCTATGGCGGAGCCTAAGATAGTGACCCGTTTCTGGATACTTTCAATACTGTTTGCAGTGTTGACATTCATAACATTAAAGATAAGATAA
- the murD gene encoding UDP-N-acetylmuramoyl-L-alanine--D-glutamate ligase: protein MNLVILGGGESGVGAAILGKTKGFDVFLSDFGTIPERYRIQLDEEGIEWEQGGHSMDRILAADEVVKSPGIPPTAPVVKAILAKGIPVISEIEFAGRYTDARMVCITGSNGKTTTTLLTYHILRDAGLNVGLAGNVGRSLALQVAREHHDVYVIELSSFQLENMYDFHANIAVILNITPDHLDRYDYEMQNYVNAKFRILNNLTPRDAFIYWQDDPVIRRQLERVATEAARYPFAERMEVSDGYESCAWVDDDDMLNVNTPDRKIRMPRAELSLNGLHNLYNSMAAALSASILDIADDDIRRGLSNFEGVEHRLEPAGTVNGVRYINDSKATNVNSTWYALESMPADTVLILGGKDKGNDYSEILPLVKEKVKAVVCMGKDNGKLLDFFTGQVPEIHDTHSIEEAVRTCARIANPGDTVLLSPCCASFDLFNSYEDRGRQFKEQVSRLSSENI from the coding sequence ATGAATTTAGTGATATTAGGCGGAGGTGAGAGCGGCGTAGGTGCTGCGATCCTCGGTAAGACCAAAGGGTTCGATGTGTTCCTGTCCGATTTCGGCACCATCCCCGAGCGTTATCGCATACAGCTCGACGAGGAGGGTATCGAATGGGAACAGGGTGGTCACAGCATGGACCGCATACTTGCCGCTGACGAAGTGGTCAAGAGCCCCGGCATACCGCCTACAGCACCTGTGGTAAAGGCGATTCTTGCCAAAGGGATTCCTGTGATATCGGAGATAGAGTTTGCAGGACGTTACACCGATGCACGCATGGTGTGCATCACCGGATCCAACGGCAAGACCACCACTACGCTGCTCACTTATCATATACTCAGGGATGCTGGACTGAATGTAGGCCTGGCAGGCAACGTAGGCAGGAGCCTCGCCCTTCAGGTGGCGCGGGAGCACCACGACGTATATGTGATAGAGCTTTCGAGCTTTCAGCTTGAAAACATGTATGATTTCCATGCCAATATCGCCGTGATCCTCAACATCACTCCCGATCATCTTGACCGCTACGATTATGAGATGCAGAATTATGTGAATGCCAAGTTCCGTATACTCAATAACCTCACGCCTCGTGATGCATTCATCTACTGGCAGGACGATCCTGTGATACGACGTCAGCTGGAGCGTGTCGCCACCGAGGCTGCTCGCTATCCTTTCGCTGAGAGAATGGAGGTGTCGGACGGCTATGAATCCTGCGCATGGGTCGACGATGATGATATGCTCAACGTGAACACACCTGACAGGAAGATACGTATGCCGCGGGCGGAGCTGTCGCTCAATGGTCTCCATAATCTGTACAACTCTATGGCGGCTGCACTGTCGGCAAGCATCCTGGATATCGCTGACGATGACATACGCCGCGGGCTGAGCAACTTTGAGGGGGTTGAGCATCGTCTTGAGCCTGCCGGGACAGTCAATGGCGTGAGATACATCAACGACTCCAAAGCCACCAATGTCAACTCTACATGGTACGCGCTTGAATCTATGCCGGCTGATACTGTTCTTATCCTCGGCGGAAAGGACAAGGGCAACGATTACAGTGAGATACTGCCTCTGGTCAAGGAGAAGGTCAAGGCTGTGGTGTGTATGGGAAAGGACAATGGAAAGCTTCTGGACTTCTTTACGGGACAGGTGCCTGAGATTCATGACACTCACTCGATTGAAGAGGCTGTACGTACGTGCGCTCGGATAGCCAATCCAGGTGACACCGTGCTCCTGTCGCCATGCTGTGCCAGTTTCGACCTTTTCAATAGCTATGAGGACCGCGGTCGTCAGTTCAAGGAACAGGTGAGCCGGCTCTCTTCTGAAAATATTTAA
- a CDS encoding FtsW/RodA/SpoVE family cell cycle protein: protein MNASPSTASPAPEAVAQTKPKALARSDKHIWGIFIVLCIISVIELYSASSREVAASSIGVIGPIVRHLFMLGMGVAITWILSRRHYSDFAIFTVVFSALSAVAMLYVMFYGNYVNGARRSFSLLGIGVYPAEMVKISAVLLVALVMTLNQDPHGVGITKKGMIWSGVVIMFFSALLIEQGLTNTLLLIAITYSMMLIGGVRWLHLISLTAFYAMCGVFFVGYLYFTEVNNDIPADASQAVELADDGSVGRKPSRIETWIARMSRHSSDSIPKWEIEPVGKNRQEILSYMAQANGGIHGVGPGNSRESARLPLAFSDYIYAIVVEELGLIGGVAVLILYLWLLARAAGIASRCSITYPALIVMGMAVMIAFQALFHMGIVTGVFPVSGQPLPLISKGGTSIIVTCIAFGIMLSVSRTASRHGNKKHEISEEKESLPEQLRDENKMQL from the coding sequence ATGAACGCATCCCCTTCCACCGCATCCCCGGCTCCTGAGGCTGTTGCCCAGACGAAGCCCAAGGCTCTCGCCCGGTCCGACAAGCATATATGGGGCATATTCATAGTACTCTGCATCATATCGGTGATAGAGCTCTACAGCGCGTCGTCACGCGAGGTGGCAGCTTCGTCGATAGGTGTTATAGGCCCTATTGTGCGCCACCTGTTCATGCTCGGCATGGGCGTGGCCATCACCTGGATACTGTCTCGCCGTCATTACAGTGACTTTGCCATATTCACGGTGGTGTTCTCGGCATTGAGTGCGGTAGCCATGCTTTATGTGATGTTCTACGGCAACTATGTCAACGGTGCCCGACGCTCATTCTCTTTGTTGGGTATCGGTGTCTATCCTGCGGAGATGGTGAAGATATCGGCGGTGCTTCTTGTGGCACTTGTGATGACTCTCAATCAGGACCCTCATGGAGTAGGTATCACCAAGAAGGGCATGATATGGTCAGGCGTGGTGATAATGTTCTTCTCAGCTCTCCTTATAGAGCAGGGTCTCACCAACACGTTGCTCCTTATTGCCATCACTTACTCCATGATGCTCATCGGCGGTGTGAGATGGCTGCATCTTATAAGCCTGACGGCATTCTACGCCATGTGTGGTGTGTTTTTTGTCGGTTACCTCTATTTCACTGAGGTGAATAACGATATCCCGGCTGATGCGTCACAGGCTGTGGAGCTTGCTGACGACGGCAGCGTGGGGAGGAAGCCATCGCGAATAGAGACATGGATAGCGCGCATGTCGCGACACTCGTCCGATTCTATACCCAAGTGGGAGATAGAGCCTGTGGGTAAGAACCGTCAGGAGATTCTAAGCTATATGGCACAGGCTAACGGAGGGATACATGGGGTCGGGCCCGGCAACTCACGGGAGTCGGCACGCCTTCCGTTGGCGTTCTCCGATTACATATATGCGATCGTGGTCGAGGAATTAGGGCTTATAGGTGGAGTGGCGGTGCTTATACTGTATCTGTGGCTGCTTGCACGTGCAGCAGGTATAGCCTCGCGGTGCAGCATCACTTATCCGGCACTTATAGTTATGGGCATGGCTGTGATGATAGCTTTCCAGGCGTTGTTCCATATGGGTATAGTCACAGGGGTTTTCCCTGTGTCGGGGCAGCCTCTGCCTCTGATATCCAAGGGTGGCACATCCATAATAGTGACGTGTATAGCATTCGGCATAATGCTCTCGGTGAGCCGCACGGCATCGCGCCACGGTAATAAGAAACATGAAATCTCGGAGGAGAAGGAGTCGCTTCCCGAACAGCTCCGTGATGAAAATAAGATGCAACTATGA
- the murG gene encoding undecaprenyldiphospho-muramoylpentapeptide beta-N-acetylglucosaminyltransferase, protein MKILISGGGTGGHIFPALSIANAVRRRCPDAKILFVGALGRMEMERVPAAGYDIEGLPVAGFDRKRLWRNFGVLWKLWKSLRKARRIVREFNPDIAIGVGGYASGPVLKQAQRRGVPTLIQEQNSYPGVTNKLLAPKADAICVAYGGLERFFPADRIILTGNPVRKDLEECRLSPEEAKRELGFDPGKPLILSVGGSLGARTVNEAIAASLPLIAEKGAQLMWQTGRYGADHFREVAKEYANVKADTFITRMDIAYRAADLVVSRAGAGTISELQILGKPVILIPSPNVAEDHQRHNAEALSSVGAARMILDRDAVAELSGEISELLDSPEACRDLSARISAMAMRNSDEQIVDKIIDIIQQ, encoded by the coding sequence ATGAAGATTCTGATATCAGGAGGAGGCACCGGCGGACACATATTCCCCGCCTTATCCATTGCAAATGCCGTGAGGCGCAGGTGTCCCGACGCCAAAATTCTCTTCGTGGGTGCGCTCGGGCGCATGGAGATGGAGCGTGTGCCGGCAGCAGGATATGATATTGAAGGGCTTCCTGTGGCTGGCTTCGACCGAAAGCGTCTGTGGCGCAATTTCGGTGTGCTGTGGAAGCTGTGGAAGTCGCTCCGTAAAGCGCGCAGGATAGTCAGGGAGTTCAATCCCGATATCGCCATAGGTGTCGGAGGCTATGCAAGCGGACCTGTGCTGAAGCAGGCCCAGCGTCGCGGTGTCCCTACGCTCATACAGGAGCAGAACTCTTATCCGGGTGTGACCAACAAGCTCCTCGCCCCTAAGGCTGATGCGATATGTGTGGCTTATGGCGGGCTCGAACGGTTCTTTCCTGCCGATCGTATCATCCTGACCGGCAATCCTGTTAGAAAGGATCTTGAGGAGTGCCGCCTCTCACCTGAGGAGGCGAAGAGGGAGCTTGGATTCGACCCCGGCAAGCCGCTGATACTTTCAGTGGGAGGAAGCCTTGGCGCACGTACGGTAAATGAGGCTATCGCCGCCTCTCTGCCTCTGATTGCCGAGAAGGGTGCCCAGCTGATGTGGCAGACCGGCAGATACGGTGCCGATCATTTCCGGGAGGTGGCAAAGGAGTATGCCAATGTGAAAGCCGACACTTTCATCACCCGAATGGATATTGCCTACCGTGCCGCCGACCTTGTGGTGTCGCGAGCCGGAGCCGGGACCATATCGGAGCTTCAGATTCTCGGCAAGCCTGTGATACTCATCCCATCGCCCAATGTGGCTGAGGACCATCAGCGTCATAATGCCGAGGCTCTGTCGTCGGTAGGGGCGGCTCGTATGATCCTTGACAGGGATGCTGTGGCTGAGCTTTCGGGTGAGATATCGGAGCTTCTTGATTCTCCGGAAGCGTGCCGTGACCTGTCCGCAAGGATTTCGGCTATGGCAATGCGGAATTCCGATGAACAAATCGTTGATAAAATCATTGATATTATACAGCAATGA